Part of the Nicotiana sylvestris chromosome 5, ASM39365v2, whole genome shotgun sequence genome is shown below.
gatccctagcaggaacgtttgtttgcatcatatgcatttgacttatgggttgggtccgtctaggagaggtgtgcccgaaataacagaccatcctgatgtattctgtGTGCTATTTGAACATTTATgtgtttcggcttgcatgctgGCCGGCTAGGGAAAAATCCTCACTAcaaaggaagatcatacacttgtccCGTTGGTGCTGGCggatatttatcgagcattgacattATGCAAAGCCGGGGCTCAattctttgaaggttgcaatGTCCTTATACAAATGGCGAGCATCTTCGCCATCaccccagattcatgagttatggttctaGCCCGGGTAACTTCATCGCCAGTTACAAGGAGAGGGTAAAGGATTACAACgtgccagaagggtttgaagcatgggtATCCCACTTGAAAGCTCTCAAATgaggtcaggtcgagtggactatcgGATGGATCTTGAGGACAGAACCCATATACATGACTACTACCAAGGGCTACCTAAGGTTAATAGGTGTGAAGagtatccagccatatgcgccgcagagggtcttgaggcaattgaGAAGATATCAAATTGTgcccgaagatgaagatctaagcactcaagtcATAGAGCTACATCCAAAAGCTACATTGCCCGAGGCcttagttcagcaggattgggaTAACTGCCGGTATCTGAAAAATGGCACTTAGGTACCAGATGTGGcaaagggggaagtagatccaaactatgctgcttggtttgagaaaaggtcttacgtaaacaacgagccagagcccgagcccaagaggcctgccaaaagaccTCATATTCAAGcttttaacaacaaaatccaagaaaggttggcatgggggaaaaagaaaagacatATCAAGCCAAGATTCATGCCTTAAAAGAAAAGCTGAGAAACATGGAATTCGACAATGATCtccaagcacaagaagccgaaggcgaaaAGAAAAggttagccaaagaaaatgaggcccttcgagcccagattcgggaaatgaaaatagctgccgAAAATCCCAccagaagtgcaaaagatgaaaaTATTATAAAGAACCGTAGGCAGAAGATAAGTGAGTATGGTTTCGATTTGAACAAGGAAGAGGGCGAATTAGCAAGGGCTCGAACAAAGTTGGCTAAAAATGCGGAGGAACGAGAGCGcttggttaaacagttaaaagagaaatatgacaatgaggttgtggGGTTGAATAAAAGGGTCACCATCTTTCAGAACAAAATGaccaagcaggcaaaagactttaaggcagaaaAGGAACACTGTTACGCAGCGATGGCACAGTTAGAAAGAGATCTACAACAATTTCAAGAACAGAACCATATATCTGAACAAACTTTGAAGTTAGGGCCCAACAAATTGGGCGTTTTTTGTAAGAAAAGGGCGTCTTAAAAGAAAGGGtcagaaggatcgccgactacatcacaatgaaatgcagtaagtgtgaggacatgactagatccatgttctttgccactgcgatgacctttgtccgccagataatggaaTATCTCTACtacctccaaggggatttagcgcGTAGGCCCATAGCGAGACCGAATGACgtcccacgggccccaggagcatttgaggcattgatgtattcatgatttttactcgagtctgtattttcttgtcggtggagtctgttagtttgttttcgagtctgtgttTTCATCTTgatgttggagtctgttagtttctttttcgagtctgttagtttttgagtcgttataatcaaagaaattttttttatgaaaaatttgaaaatcctaaaatgttttattatttatttttacacttatcccccagaactacgcttggtttgattcatgcggggtcatgatatgtaggtaatctccataggattcgaccgtaaccaaatgaaaaaaagggaaaagaaaaagagaggaaaaataagagagaaaagaaaaggaaaagagaaagaaaata
Proteins encoded:
- the LOC138869158 gene encoding nuclear matrix constituent protein 1-like; this translates as MGEKEKTYQAKIHALKEKLRNMEFDNDLQAQEAEGEKKRLAKENEALRAQIREMKIAAENPTRSAKDENIIKNRRQKISEYGFDLNKEEGELARARTKLAKNAEERERLVKQLKEKYDNEVVGLNKRVTIFQNKMTKQAKDFKAEKEHCYAAMAQLERDLQQFQEQNHISEQTLKLGPNKLGVFCKKRAS